In Ensifer canadensis, a genomic segment contains:
- a CDS encoding branched-chain amino acid ABC transporter permease, whose protein sequence is MEYFVQQLVNGLTLGSIYGMIAIGYTMVYGIIGMINFAHGDIFMLGGFAALIVFLLLTTFMAGIPVVLALLLMMIVGMLTAALWNWTIERVAYRPLRGSFRLAPLITAIGMSIALSNFIQVTQGPRNKPIPPLVSSVYEVLGITISLKQIIIIIITAILLSVFWYIVNKTPLGRAQRATEQDRKMAALLGVDVDRTISVTFIMGAALAAVAGTMYLMYYGVVVFTDGFVPGVKAFTAAVLGGIGSLPGAVLGGLLIGLIESLWSAYFTIDYKDVATFSILAIVLIFKPSGILGRPEVEKV, encoded by the coding sequence ATGGAGTATTTCGTCCAGCAGCTCGTCAATGGGCTGACTCTTGGGTCTATTTATGGTATGATCGCAATTGGTTATACCATGGTCTACGGCATCATTGGCATGATCAACTTCGCCCACGGCGATATCTTCATGCTCGGCGGTTTTGCCGCTTTGATTGTCTTTCTGCTTCTCACAACATTCATGGCTGGCATACCGGTTGTACTTGCCCTGTTGCTGATGATGATCGTCGGCATGCTGACGGCGGCGCTCTGGAACTGGACCATCGAGCGGGTGGCTTACCGGCCGCTACGCGGTTCGTTCCGCCTGGCTCCGCTAATCACGGCAATCGGCATGTCGATCGCCCTGTCGAACTTCATCCAGGTGACGCAGGGACCGCGCAACAAGCCGATCCCGCCGCTCGTTTCCTCGGTTTACGAGGTGTTGGGCATCACGATCTCGCTGAAGCAGATCATCATCATCATCATCACGGCGATCCTGTTGTCCGTGTTCTGGTACATCGTCAACAAGACGCCGCTCGGGCGCGCTCAGCGCGCAACGGAACAGGACCGCAAGATGGCGGCCCTCCTGGGTGTTGACGTCGACCGTACCATCTCGGTGACCTTCATCATGGGCGCAGCGCTCGCTGCTGTCGCCGGCACCATGTACTTGATGTATTATGGTGTGGTCGTCTTCACCGACGGATTTGTTCCGGGGGTCAAGGCCTTTACTGCAGCTGTTCTTGGCGGCATCGGCTCCTTGCCGGGCGCTGTTCTCGGCGGGTTGCTGATCGGCCTCATCGAGTCCCTCTGGTCCGCTTATTTCACCATCGACTACAAGGATGTTGCGACGTTCTCCATTCTCGCAATCGTCCTGATCTTCAAGCCGTCTGGCATACTCGGACGACCGGAAGTCGAGAAGGTATAA
- a CDS encoding GcvT family protein: MKSHARVVVIGGGVVGCSILYHLTKFGWTDVVLLERSELTSGSTWHAAGGMHTINGDPNVAKLQKYTVELYKEIEEYSGQDIGLHMTSGMMLAATKERFDWMKSILAKGRYMGLEAELLTPKEAHDLMPLLDPDQFVGAVFDPVEGHLDPYGTTHAYAKSAKKNGAEIYLHTKVEDLVQREDGSWRVITNQGEIIAEHVVNAAGLWAREVGRMVGLELPVLAMEHMYLITEDMPEVIEFNQTRGKELMHCVDFDGEIYLRQERNGMLMGTYEKACRPWSPVTTPWDFGHELLAEDIDRISPELEVGFRHFPAFNRAGIKKVINGPFTFSPDGNPLVGPVRGLRNFWSACAVMAGFSQGGGVGLALANWMIDGDPGFDVFAMDVARYGDFATLAYTNAKVRENYSRRFSIRYPNEELPAARPLLTTPIYDRLKAAGAVFGASYGLETPLWFAPAGVEDHFSWRRSTDFDTVGDEARAVRAAVGLMETSGFAKYEIKGAGAEAWLDGMLACRIPAVGRMSLAPMLKDDGKLIGDFTLAKLGEQDFLLIGSGIAEDYHMRWFEAHLPENGSVSIRPLKLELVGLSIAGPKARDVLAALTHLDVGDKAFAFMDIRRMNLGMAPAIVGRVSYTGDVGYEIWMKPEYQRYLFDLILEKGAAFGIRLFGLRALNALRVEKSFGSWSREFRPLYGPLEAGLGRFVALGKPAGFIGKAAAMREKAEGGQLRLRTFLLETRDADVIGDEPIYFDGAVRGWVTSGGYAHASGVSVALGYVPKEIADEEAGWAIELLGEILPARLQPYPLFDANGERMRG; this comes from the coding sequence ATGAAAAGCCATGCCAGAGTCGTCGTGATCGGTGGCGGCGTTGTCGGTTGCTCGATCCTCTACCATCTCACGAAGTTCGGCTGGACCGACGTGGTGCTGCTGGAGCGATCGGAGCTGACCTCCGGTTCGACCTGGCATGCCGCCGGTGGCATGCACACGATCAACGGCGACCCCAACGTCGCCAAGCTGCAGAAATACACCGTCGAACTCTACAAGGAGATCGAGGAATATTCCGGCCAGGACATCGGCCTGCACATGACGTCGGGCATGATGCTGGCCGCGACCAAGGAGCGTTTCGACTGGATGAAGTCGATCCTCGCCAAGGGCCGCTACATGGGGCTCGAGGCCGAGCTGCTGACGCCCAAGGAAGCGCACGACCTGATGCCGCTGCTGGATCCAGATCAGTTCGTTGGCGCGGTGTTCGACCCGGTCGAGGGCCATCTCGATCCCTATGGAACGACCCATGCCTATGCCAAGTCGGCCAAGAAGAATGGGGCCGAGATCTATCTGCACACAAAGGTCGAGGATCTCGTGCAGCGCGAGGACGGATCCTGGCGCGTCATCACCAATCAGGGCGAAATCATTGCAGAGCATGTGGTCAACGCCGCGGGCCTCTGGGCGCGCGAGGTCGGCCGCATGGTCGGGCTGGAGCTGCCCGTTCTGGCGATGGAGCATATGTATCTCATCACCGAAGATATGCCCGAGGTCATCGAGTTCAACCAGACGCGCGGCAAGGAGCTGATGCACTGTGTCGATTTCGATGGCGAGATTTACTTGCGCCAAGAGCGCAATGGCATGTTGATGGGCACCTATGAGAAAGCCTGCCGCCCCTGGTCGCCGGTGACGACACCCTGGGATTTCGGCCATGAGCTGCTGGCCGAGGACATCGACCGCATCTCGCCGGAACTCGAGGTCGGCTTCCGGCATTTCCCGGCCTTCAACAGAGCCGGCATCAAGAAGGTCATCAACGGGCCCTTCACCTTTTCGCCGGATGGAAACCCGCTGGTCGGGCCGGTGCGGGGGCTGCGCAATTTCTGGTCGGCTTGTGCCGTCATGGCCGGCTTCAGCCAGGGCGGCGGCGTCGGCCTGGCGCTTGCCAACTGGATGATAGACGGCGATCCCGGCTTCGACGTCTTTGCCATGGACGTGGCGCGTTATGGCGATTTCGCCACGCTTGCCTATACCAACGCCAAGGTGCGCGAGAACTATTCGCGCCGTTTTTCCATCCGTTATCCGAACGAGGAGCTGCCGGCCGCACGGCCGCTGCTCACGACGCCGATCTATGACCGGTTGAAGGCGGCCGGTGCCGTGTTCGGTGCTTCCTATGGCCTGGAAACGCCGCTGTGGTTTGCACCTGCCGGTGTCGAGGATCACTTCTCCTGGCGCCGCTCGACCGATTTCGACACGGTCGGCGACGAAGCCCGCGCGGTGCGCGCCGCTGTCGGGCTGATGGAAACCTCCGGCTTTGCCAAATACGAGATCAAGGGGGCGGGGGCGGAAGCCTGGCTCGATGGGATGCTCGCCTGCCGTATCCCGGCTGTGGGGCGGATGTCGCTGGCGCCGATGCTGAAAGACGATGGCAAGCTGATCGGCGACTTCACGCTCGCCAAGCTCGGTGAACAGGATTTCCTCCTCATCGGCTCCGGCATCGCCGAGGATTATCATATGCGCTGGTTCGAGGCGCACCTGCCAGAGAATGGCTCGGTCTCGATCCGTCCGTTGAAGCTGGAGCTTGTCGGGCTGTCGATCGCCGGGCCGAAGGCGCGGGACGTGCTGGCGGCGCTGACCCATCTCGACGTCGGTGATAAGGCCTTTGCGTTCATGGATATTCGCCGGATGAATCTCGGTATGGCGCCGGCGATCGTCGGTCGGGTCAGCTATACCGGTGACGTCGGCTACGAGATCTGGATGAAGCCGGAATACCAGCGCTACCTGTTCGATCTGATCCTGGAAAAGGGTGCGGCCTTCGGCATCCGGCTGTTTGGCCTTCGCGCCCTCAATGCCCTCAGGGTCGAAAAATCGTTCGGCAGCTGGTCGCGCGAGTTTCGGCCGCTCTACGGTCCGCTGGAGGCCGGCCTTGGCAGGTTTGTGGCGCTCGGTAAACCGGCGGGTTTCATCGGAAAGGCGGCGGCAATGCGCGAGAAGGCAGAAGGCGGACAGCTTCGTCTGCGCACCTTCCTGCTCGAGACGCGCGATGCCGATGTCATCGGCGACGAACCGATCTATTTCGACGGCGCGGTGCGCGGTTGGGTGACATCCGGCGGCTATGCCCACGCCAGCGGGGTGTCGGTGGCGCTTGGTTACGTGCCCAAGGAGATCGCTGATGAAGAGGCAGGCTGGGCGATCGAACTGCTCGGTGAGATCCTGCCGGCGCGGTTGCAACCCTACCCATTGTTCGACGCAAACGGTGAGCGCATGCGTGGTTGA
- a CDS encoding sarcosine oxidase subunit gamma, with protein MVRDYNNRHALDQKLRGTPKPANADHLEVGHWQAIATVLAHVGLEAAVQRALSSTPDLSLRYCGPGEWLVVSQVDTPVGLMRRLDMLCGTQAHVVDQSDGRVLLRLSGPSVRQILAKGIGVDLHPAAFALGGSTNVLCGHIGINLARTGENAFELIVSRSFAESLFDDLMAMGRAFDLSAAFSD; from the coding sequence ATGGTTCGCGACTACAACAACCGCCATGCGCTCGACCAGAAGCTGCGCGGCACCCCGAAGCCCGCGAATGCGGATCACCTCGAGGTCGGCCATTGGCAGGCAATCGCGACTGTGCTCGCCCATGTCGGACTTGAAGCGGCGGTACAACGGGCGCTTTCGTCGACACCCGACCTGTCGTTGCGTTATTGCGGACCCGGCGAGTGGCTGGTGGTGTCGCAGGTCGATACGCCAGTCGGGCTCATGCGCCGTCTCGATATGCTGTGTGGCACGCAGGCGCATGTCGTCGACCAGAGCGACGGCCGCGTTCTGTTGCGCCTCTCCGGGCCGTCCGTGCGGCAGATCCTGGCCAAGGGCATCGGCGTCGATCTCCACCCTGCGGCCTTCGCACTGGGTGGCAGCACCAATGTGCTTTGCGGCCATATCGGCATCAACCTGGCGCGCACCGGCGAGAACGCATTCGAGTTGATCGTTTCGCGCAGCTTTGCCGAATCGCTCTTCGACGACCTGATGGCGATGGGCCGCGCGTTCGACCTTTCGGCCGCTTTTTCCGACTAA
- a CDS encoding sarcosine oxidase subunit alpha family protein, with amino-acid sequence MTAYRLSAGGLVDRSKVLSFTFDGNPLRGFAGDTLASALLANDQMLVGRSFKYHRPRGIVSAGPSEPNALVTLGSGARSDPNTKATVAELYAGLTAKSQNRWPSLGFDVCAVNGLLSPFLGAGFYYKTFMWPRQLWEKLYEPVIRRAAGLGRAVLERDPESYEKSWAFCDLLVVGGGPAGLMAALTAGRAGLRVILADEDFRLGGSLLSETETVDGASAPAFADRAVAELKSLENVTLLPRTTVFGWYDDNVFGAVERVQKHVAEPSTKLPTERVWRIAAKRALLATGAEERPLVFGGNDRPGVMMAGAVSTYAKRYGVSAGKSVAIFTSGSSGYRTARDLSAKGVAVSTIIDSRPETNDVAPDGVRVIRSGSIVDTRGRRRLSGIVVERSGFEELIACDALGMSGGWSPVIHLACQRGARPVWSDTLKAFAAPDVGNALRVAGAANGVYTLAGCLRDGAEKATAIASELGFNAAAALLPVTEPEVEPSFAAVWYVPGAKSKAFVDFQNDVHAKDLGLALREGFGHVEHAKRYTTSGMATDQGKLSNINAVGILAGMRGVSPAEVGTTTFRPFYTPVSFGALAGTSRDSHATPTRKSPLHEWAKKHGATFVDSGLWFRSAWFPRAGEKTWRESVDREVLNVRANVGLCDVSTLGKIEVFGADAAEFLNRLYCNAMLKLPVGKARYGLMLREDGFVFDDGTVSRLAEDHFFVTTTTAMAGAVMSHIDYCAQVLWPDLKVRFCSSSDQWAQMAIAGPKARDVLQQLVDEDISETAFPFLSARATALRGGIHARLFRISFSGELAFELAVPAGYGEAVAEQIMEAGRAHDICAYGVEALNVLRLEKGLLTHAEFDGRVTPDDAGLGRMFSAQKPDFIGKHLSARYGLTAADRMQLVGLRPVDKDKDMRAGAHLLKEGMKPSTLNDQGWVSSAGYSPVLGQHIALAFLKSGRERYGEKIVVWDKLRDHEVIAEVCDPAFVDPENKKLKA; translated from the coding sequence ATGACCGCTTATCGCCTGTCCGCCGGCGGTCTTGTCGATCGCAGCAAAGTGCTGAGCTTCACCTTCGACGGCAACCCGCTGCGCGGCTTTGCCGGCGATACGCTTGCCTCTGCCTTGCTTGCCAACGACCAGATGCTGGTCGGCCGCAGCTTCAAGTACCACCGGCCGCGCGGCATCGTCAGTGCCGGGCCGTCGGAGCCGAACGCGCTCGTGACCCTTGGTTCGGGCGCCCGCAGCGATCCGAATACCAAGGCGACGGTCGCCGAGCTCTATGCCGGCTTGACGGCGAAGAGCCAGAACCGCTGGCCATCGCTCGGGTTCGATGTCTGCGCGGTCAACGGCCTGCTTTCGCCGTTTCTCGGCGCCGGCTTCTACTACAAGACCTTCATGTGGCCCCGCCAACTCTGGGAAAAGCTTTATGAGCCGGTGATCCGGCGGGCCGCCGGTCTCGGGCGGGCGGTGCTGGAACGCGACCCCGAGAGCTATGAAAAATCCTGGGCCTTCTGCGATTTGCTCGTCGTCGGCGGCGGACCGGCGGGTCTGATGGCCGCCTTGACGGCCGGTCGCGCCGGGCTTCGCGTTATCCTGGCGGATGAGGATTTTCGCCTCGGCGGATCGCTGCTGTCGGAAACCGAAACGGTTGACGGTGCGTCGGCGCCCGCGTTTGCAGATCGTGCCGTCGCTGAACTGAAGTCACTCGAAAACGTCACGCTTCTGCCGCGCACCACGGTCTTCGGCTGGTATGACGACAATGTCTTCGGTGCGGTCGAGCGCGTGCAGAAACATGTGGCCGAGCCATCGACCAAGCTGCCGACCGAACGCGTGTGGCGCATTGCCGCCAAGCGCGCTCTGCTGGCGACCGGCGCTGAAGAGCGGCCGCTGGTGTTTGGCGGCAATGATCGCCCCGGCGTGATGATGGCCGGCGCCGTTTCGACCTACGCTAAGCGTTATGGCGTTTCTGCCGGCAAGTCGGTTGCAATCTTCACCAGCGGCAGCAGCGGCTATCGCACGGCTCGCGACCTGTCGGCGAAGGGCGTTGCGGTTTCGACTATCATCGACAGCCGACCGGAGACCAACGATGTCGCACCCGATGGCGTGCGGGTGATCCGCTCCGGCTCGATCGTCGACACCAGGGGCAGGAGGCGGCTGTCGGGCATCGTCGTCGAGCGCTCGGGCTTTGAGGAACTGATCGCCTGCGATGCGCTTGGCATGTCCGGTGGTTGGAGCCCGGTCATTCATCTCGCCTGCCAGCGCGGCGCTCGGCCGGTGTGGTCGGATACCCTTAAGGCATTCGCAGCACCCGATGTCGGCAATGCCCTTCGGGTCGCTGGAGCGGCCAATGGTGTCTACACGCTTGCCGGCTGCCTGCGCGACGGTGCCGAGAAGGCGACTGCGATTGCCTCAGAGCTTGGCTTCAACGCGGCCGCAGCACTGCTGCCGGTGACTGAGCCCGAGGTTGAACCTTCGTTTGCTGCTGTATGGTATGTGCCCGGCGCCAAGTCGAAGGCCTTCGTGGATTTCCAGAACGATGTGCACGCGAAGGATCTCGGTCTCGCGCTGCGCGAGGGTTTCGGCCATGTGGAGCACGCCAAACGCTATACCACCAGCGGCATGGCGACCGACCAGGGCAAGCTTTCCAATATCAATGCGGTCGGCATTCTCGCCGGCATGCGTGGGGTGAGTCCGGCCGAGGTCGGCACGACCACGTTCCGGCCGTTCTACACGCCGGTCTCCTTCGGTGCGCTGGCGGGGACATCCCGCGACAGCCACGCGACGCCGACCCGCAAGTCGCCGCTACACGAATGGGCGAAGAAGCACGGCGCGACCTTCGTCGATTCCGGCCTCTGGTTCCGCTCGGCCTGGTTCCCGCGCGCCGGCGAAAAGACCTGGCGCGAAAGCGTCGACCGCGAGGTCCTCAATGTTCGCGCCAATGTCGGGCTCTGCGATGTGTCGACGCTCGGCAAGATCGAGGTTTTCGGAGCTGACGCGGCGGAGTTTCTCAACCGGCTCTATTGCAACGCCATGCTGAAGCTGCCGGTCGGCAAGGCCCGTTACGGATTGATGCTGCGCGAGGACGGCTTCGTCTTCGACGACGGCACCGTGAGCCGGCTGGCGGAGGACCACTTCTTCGTGACGACGACCACTGCCATGGCCGGCGCGGTCATGTCCCACATCGATTATTGCGCGCAGGTGCTGTGGCCCGATCTCAAGGTCAGGTTCTGCTCGTCAAGCGATCAGTGGGCGCAGATGGCGATTGCCGGCCCGAAGGCGCGCGATGTGCTGCAGCAACTGGTCGACGAGGATATCTCGGAAACGGCTTTCCCGTTCCTGTCGGCACGCGCAACGGCGCTTCGCGGCGGCATCCACGCCCGGCTGTTCCGCATCTCATTTTCCGGCGAATTGGCCTTCGAACTTGCCGTTCCCGCCGGTTACGGTGAAGCGGTTGCCGAGCAGATCATGGAGGCCGGGCGAGCGCATGATATCTGCGCCTACGGTGTCGAGGCATTGAACGTGCTGCGGCTTGAAAAGGGGCTTCTGACTCATGCGGAATTCGACGGCCGCGTGACACCCGACGATGCCGGGCTTGGGCGCATGTTTTCGGCGCAGAAACCCGATTTTATCGGCAAACATCTGTCCGCACGCTACGGCCTGACGGCGGCAGACCGTATGCAGCTTGTCGGGCTGAGGCCGGTGGACAAGGACAAGGACATGCGTGCCGGCGCTCATCTTCTGAAAGAAGGCATGAAGCCGTCGACGCTCAACGATCAGGGCTGGGTCAGCTCCGCCGGCTATTCGCCGGTTTTGGGGCAGCACATCGCGCTTGCCTTCCTCAAGTCCGGGCGCGAGCGCTACGGCGAAAAGATCGTCGTCTGGGACAAGCTGCGCGATCACGAGGTCATCGCCGAGGTCTGCGACCCGGCGTTCGTCGATCCCGAAAACAAGAAGCTGAAAGCCTGA
- a CDS encoding sarcosine oxidase subunit delta, translating into MASLITCPHCGVRPKEEFAIRGDASVIRPAPSASDEAWHDYVYVRANPRGRTVEHWHHVAGCRRFLVVERDTVTHEVYSAVDGAAAAREAQR; encoded by the coding sequence ATGGCAAGCCTGATCACCTGTCCCCATTGCGGGGTCCGCCCGAAGGAAGAGTTCGCAATCCGTGGCGATGCGTCGGTCATTCGGCCGGCGCCTTCAGCCTCGGATGAAGCCTGGCATGACTATGTCTATGTGCGCGCCAACCCACGCGGCCGAACGGTAGAACATTGGCATCATGTTGCCGGCTGTCGCCGGTTCCTGGTTGTCGAACGCGACACGGTCACCCATGAGGTCTATTCGGCTGTCGACGGTGCGGCCGCGGCGCGTGAGGCGCAGCGATGA